A part of Halobacillus shinanisalinarum genomic DNA contains:
- a CDS encoding class I SAM-dependent methyltransferase: MSEKMKQRVKETFSKNNEAYVQSKVHNNQSDLDLVTQWLKPNSSWTVLDIATGGGHVARQLSPYVKTVFATDLTEKMLENTASHLTSFDNIHYVIADAEELPFLQSSFDVVTCRIAPHHFPHPDQFISEVQRVLKQGGYFIMIDNIASENNDLDHFYNTLEKMRDPSHVRALKISEWEKLFLKYDLQLKEQLQRKKNLPFSDWLNRTLDNESEKKQVVSFIENAEDHVKSYFAFQKKKGEMIDFSIDEWMVMTVKQ; encoded by the coding sequence ATGTCTGAGAAAATGAAACAGCGTGTGAAGGAAACTTTTTCTAAAAATAATGAAGCTTATGTCCAAAGCAAAGTTCACAACAACCAGTCTGATCTGGACTTAGTTACACAATGGCTCAAACCAAATTCTTCCTGGACTGTTCTGGATATTGCTACAGGTGGTGGCCATGTCGCCAGGCAATTAAGTCCATATGTGAAAACAGTGTTCGCAACTGATTTAACAGAAAAGATGCTTGAGAATACGGCATCCCATCTCACATCATTCGATAATATTCATTATGTGATTGCGGATGCTGAGGAATTGCCTTTTCTTCAGTCCAGTTTTGATGTAGTGACGTGTAGAATTGCACCTCACCATTTCCCACATCCCGATCAATTTATCTCAGAGGTACAGAGAGTACTTAAACAGGGTGGATACTTTATAATGATTGATAATATAGCCTCGGAAAACAATGACCTAGATCACTTTTATAACACATTAGAAAAAATGAGAGACCCAAGCCATGTCAGGGCATTGAAAATATCTGAGTGGGAGAAGCTTTTTCTTAAGTACGATCTTCAGCTGAAGGAGCAATTACAACGTAAGAAAAACCTACCTTTCTCAGATTGGCTTAATAGGACACTTGATAATGAGTCAGAGAAAAAACAAGTGGTAAGCTTTATTGAAAATGCAGAAGATCACGTGAAATCATATTTTGCTTTTCAGAAGAAGAAAGGTGAGATGATTGATTTTTCGATCGATGAATGGATGGTCATGACTGTAAAACAATGA
- a CDS encoding dicarboxylate/amino acid:cation symporter, producing the protein MSKLWRSYRNVSLIWKIGVAFLLGIAAGFIFGPSIDVVQPFGDLFLRLLKFLIIPMLLFTIITGLNQTTPKQLGRMGVKVLGFYIVTSALALTIGLVIASWVNPGIGLSIPSGASVEVPDTPSFVDILLGIVPTNMVTAFTELNLLQIIFIAIAFGLAIGTMRDSRKPQIRGYGKKLHTAFEAGSEATFRIMDWVLEYAPIGVFALIATTIGTQGADSLNGLLLFVGVVYAGVLIQYGLYYVILFFFGVSLKKFFAHSRTATLTAFVTRSSLGTLPVTMRSAERLGIRERLYGFSLPLGATMNMDGAAMRVGVSVVFAANVVGLDLTIPQMLGIVLTGTLASVGTAGVPGAGLITLATVLVQAGLPVEVVALIAGVDVLLGMAATSLNVTGDLVGTTIVDKSETKKQVS; encoded by the coding sequence ATGAGTAAATTATGGAGGTCTTATCGTAATGTTTCGCTCATTTGGAAAATTGGCGTAGCATTCCTGTTAGGGATTGCTGCTGGATTTATCTTTGGTCCCTCTATAGATGTCGTGCAGCCGTTTGGCGACTTGTTCTTGCGCTTACTAAAATTCCTTATTATTCCGATGCTCTTATTCACTATCATTACAGGCTTGAACCAAACGACACCAAAACAGCTTGGTCGGATGGGCGTGAAGGTACTCGGTTTTTATATAGTAACTTCGGCACTCGCATTAACGATTGGTTTGGTTATAGCATCATGGGTTAATCCGGGAATCGGGCTATCTATCCCGAGTGGGGCAAGTGTGGAAGTCCCGGATACACCATCGTTCGTTGACATCTTGCTTGGCATTGTGCCAACAAATATGGTGACAGCCTTTACCGAACTAAACTTACTGCAAATTATTTTTATTGCGATTGCCTTTGGCTTAGCGATAGGTACAATGCGCGATTCTAGAAAACCGCAAATTCGCGGCTATGGTAAGAAACTTCATACTGCCTTTGAGGCAGGATCAGAAGCCACATTCCGCATCATGGACTGGGTTTTAGAATATGCTCCAATTGGTGTGTTTGCTTTAATCGCAACGACGATCGGGACACAGGGGGCGGATTCTCTTAATGGATTGCTTCTGTTTGTAGGTGTTGTGTATGCAGGGGTACTTATTCAATATGGACTTTACTATGTTATACTATTTTTCTTCGGAGTTTCGCTAAAGAAATTTTTTGCACATTCACGTACAGCGACGTTAACAGCCTTTGTTACTCGCAGCAGCTTAGGTACACTTCCCGTCACGATGCGTTCCGCTGAGAGACTTGGGATTAGGGAGAGGTTATACGGCTTCAGTCTGCCGTTAGGTGCTACGATGAATATGGATGGTGCTGCCATGCGTGTCGGCGTCTCCGTAGTGTTTGCTGCAAACGTAGTAGGGTTAGATTTAACGATTCCACAAATGCTTGGCATCGTACTTACGGGTACGCTAGCCTCGGTCGGTACAGCTGGAGTGCCTGGAGCGGGGTTAATTACACTTGCAACCGTTCTCGTTCAAGCTGGCCTTCCCGTAGAAGTGGTCGCTTTAATAGCTGGAGTTGATGTGCTGCTCGGTATGGCAGCGACTTCATTGAATGTAACCGGCGATCTAGTTGGAACCACGATTGTTGATAAAAGCGAAACAAAAAAACAAGTATCTTAA
- a CDS encoding ArsR/SmtB family transcription factor, translated as MKDIQLLTTHEQLKVLSDPFRSQLLLRLMEKPMTGQQLSEVFNLSRARIHYHLKELEKNDLVHIVKKEEKNGIVQKFYQSVASGFVADRSLLPHPEEMSETVRQMMINMLERSQKRVLSAPEEALHDETGSQDPSEWKYLSGAFEFKATENDFKAWLKKYFSLMEQLSEIQKQNPSPDAKTYYFHSLGIQVDEPIFERKKPEDEN; from the coding sequence ATGAAAGATATACAACTGCTAACCACCCATGAACAGTTAAAGGTATTAAGTGACCCGTTTCGTTCTCAATTGCTGCTTCGATTAATGGAAAAACCAATGACAGGACAGCAGCTGTCAGAAGTTTTCAATCTATCAAGGGCGCGTATTCATTATCATTTAAAGGAGCTAGAGAAAAACGATCTCGTCCACATAGTTAAGAAAGAGGAGAAAAATGGTATTGTACAGAAGTTTTACCAGTCTGTAGCAAGCGGCTTTGTGGCCGATCGTTCATTACTACCTCATCCTGAAGAAATGAGCGAAACGGTACGGCAAATGATGATTAATATGCTTGAACGATCTCAGAAGCGAGTGTTAAGTGCACCAGAAGAAGCGCTGCACGATGAGACTGGTTCACAAGACCCCTCCGAGTGGAAGTATTTATCAGGCGCGTTTGAATTCAAGGCAACAGAGAATGATTTTAAGGCATGGTTGAAAAAATATTTTTCATTGATGGAGCAGTTGAGTGAAATTCAGAAACAAAATCCTTCACCGGACGCGAAAACTTATTATTTCCATTCGTTAGGGATTCAAGTAGATGAGCCAATATTTGAACGTAAGAAGCCTGAAGATGAAAACTGA
- a CDS encoding MFS transporter, which produces MFIGALCVQFVRTNKPTKAKSDDLPGFWDQLKEGFTYLWNSTLLKALFIIAIVVNFFLSGPLFMGLPIFVEGFLDGSALDYSYVQGGLTFGMIVGSIMMGVINLRRKRGSYALFLMAAQALVILSFSQTNTIWLAVVIIIFLGVLNPSVNIPLISMIQEYTDTDKIG; this is translated from the coding sequence TTGTTTATTGGAGCCCTTTGTGTTCAATTTGTACGAACGAATAAACCAACGAAGGCAAAATCAGACGACTTACCGGGGTTTTGGGATCAGCTAAAAGAGGGATTTACTTACCTATGGAATTCCACCCTGCTTAAGGCGCTGTTTATTATCGCAATTGTTGTGAATTTCTTTTTATCAGGTCCGCTGTTTATGGGGCTGCCGATTTTTGTTGAAGGTTTTCTCGATGGAAGTGCACTGGATTATAGCTATGTTCAAGGAGGGTTGACGTTCGGCATGATTGTCGGGTCAATCATGATGGGTGTAATTAATCTTCGGAGAAAACGTGGCTCGTATGCTCTTTTCCTTATGGCAGCACAAGCCCTTGTCATCTTATCTTTCAGTCAAACAAACACGATTTGGCTGGCGGTTGTAATCATTATTTTTCTCGGCGTATTGAATCCTTCGGTGAACATTCCGCTTATTTCAATGATTCAAGAATATACGGATACAGACAAAATTGGCTGA
- a CDS encoding MFS transporter, which translates to MEQTQQAVESVNEGDSLFRTRFFVMLWVASLFSSLSMSMFMFVQSWYVVQGLGLEVALGLVLISLSVPRIIFMMVGGVLSDRKDQSRIMFLSDLSSAFLALVLVLLFVFAQPVPLWVLVVNAILFGTLGGIFEPARDSILPVVVHPELLTRANSIIQGTMQVALFSGPLLAGIVLGISGYGILFLLIGVCLLEPFVFNLYERINQRRQNQTTYRGFGIS; encoded by the coding sequence GTGGAACAAACACAACAAGCTGTGGAATCGGTAAACGAGGGGGACTCGTTATTTAGAACGCGTTTCTTTGTGATGTTATGGGTGGCATCACTTTTTTCCAGCTTAAGTATGTCGATGTTTATGTTCGTGCAGTCCTGGTATGTAGTGCAGGGGCTGGGGCTTGAAGTGGCATTGGGGCTTGTGTTGATTTCTTTGTCAGTACCAAGGATTATATTTATGATGGTGGGCGGTGTTCTATCAGATCGCAAAGATCAGTCACGGATTATGTTTTTGTCCGATTTGTCAAGCGCGTTTCTCGCCTTGGTGCTTGTCCTGTTATTTGTGTTTGCCCAACCGGTTCCGCTTTGGGTTTTAGTGGTGAACGCCATTTTGTTTGGCACATTAGGAGGGATTTTTGAACCTGCACGCGACTCGATTTTACCTGTCGTCGTCCATCCTGAACTGCTGACCCGTGCGAACTCGATAATCCAAGGGACGATGCAGGTGGCACTTTTCTCTGGTCCGTTACTCGCCGGAATCGTACTTGGGATATCAGGGTATGGGATACTATTTTTGCTCATTGGTGTTTGTTTATTGGAGCCCTTTGTGTTCAATTTGTACGAACGAATAAACCAACGAAGGCAAAATCAGACGACTTACCGGGGTTTTGGGATCAGCTAA